In one window of Pseudomonas putida DNA:
- a CDS encoding phosphoglycerate kinase, producing MTVLKMTDLDLQGKRVLIREDLNVPVKDGVVTSDARILAALPTIKLALEKGAALMVCSHLGRPTEGEFSQENSLKPVADYLSKALGRAVPLVADYLDGVEVKAGEVVLFENVRFNKGEKKNADELAQKYAALCDVFVMDAFGTAHRAEGSTHGVAKFAKVAAAGPLLAAELDALGKALKAPAKPMAAIVAGSKVSTKLDVLNSLSTVCDQLIVGGGIANTFLAAAGHPVGKSLYEPDLVETAKAIAAKVSVPLPVDVVVAKEFAESAEATVKAIADVAADDMILDIGPQTAANFAELLKSSKTILWNGPVGVFEFDQFGNGTKVLAKAIAESAAFSIAGGGDTLAAIDKYGVGADISYISTGGGAFLEFVEGKVLPAVAILEERAKA from the coding sequence ATGACCGTGTTGAAGATGACCGACCTCGACTTGCAAGGTAAGCGCGTACTGATCCGCGAAGACCTCAACGTGCCTGTGAAGGACGGTGTGGTAACGAGCGATGCGCGTATCCTGGCTGCGCTGCCGACCATCAAGCTGGCCCTGGAAAAGGGTGCTGCGTTGATGGTCTGCTCGCACCTGGGCCGCCCGACCGAGGGCGAGTTCTCCCAGGAAAACAGCCTCAAGCCGGTCGCCGACTACCTGAGCAAGGCCCTGGGCCGTGCGGTGCCGTTGGTCGCCGACTATCTCGACGGCGTCGAGGTCAAGGCCGGTGAGGTGGTGCTGTTCGAAAACGTACGCTTCAACAAGGGCGAGAAGAAGAACGCCGACGAGCTGGCGCAGAAGTACGCCGCCCTGTGCGACGTTTTCGTCATGGACGCCTTCGGCACCGCCCACCGCGCCGAGGGTTCCACCCACGGTGTAGCCAAGTTCGCCAAGGTCGCCGCTGCTGGCCCGCTGCTGGCGGCCGAGCTGGACGCCCTGGGCAAGGCCCTGAAGGCGCCGGCCAAACCCATGGCGGCCATTGTTGCCGGTTCCAAGGTCTCGACCAAGCTCGACGTGCTCAACAGCCTGTCGACCGTCTGCGACCAGCTGATCGTCGGCGGCGGCATCGCCAATACCTTCCTCGCCGCGGCCGGTCACCCGGTCGGCAAGTCGCTGTACGAGCCTGACCTGGTCGAGACCGCCAAGGCCATCGCCGCCAAGGTCAGCGTACCGCTGCCGGTCGATGTGGTCGTTGCCAAGGAGTTCGCCGAGAGCGCCGAAGCCACCGTCAAGGCTATTGCTGACGTGGCCGCCGACGACATGATCCTGGATATCGGCCCGCAGACCGCCGCCAACTTCGCCGAGCTGCTGAAGTCGTCGAAGACCATCCTGTGGAACGGTCCGGTCGGTGTATTCGAGTTCGACCAGTTCGGCAACGGCACTAAAGTGCTGGCCAAGGCCATCGCCGAAAGCGCCGCGTTCTCCATCGCGGGTGGTGGCGACACCCTGGCGGCCATCGACAAGTATGGCGTCGGGGCTGATATCTCCTACATTTCTACCGGTGGCGGTGCGTTCCTCGAATTCGTCGAGGGCAAGGTCCTGCCTGCCGTGGCAATCCTGGAAGAACGGGCCAAGGCCTGA
- the epd gene encoding erythrose-4-phosphate dehydrogenase: protein MSHPRPYKVALNGYGRIGRCVLRALFERGAKAGFEIVALNDLADQASLEYLTRFDSTHGRFPGEVSVDGDCLHINGDCVKVMRSATPEGIDWAALGIDLVLECSGAYNTRADGQRFLDAGAPRVLFSQPMASEADIDATVVYGINQHRLTGDELLVSNASCTTNCGVPLLRVLDQAFGIEYVQITTIHSAMNDQPVIDAYHHEDLRRTRSAFQSVIPVSTGLARGIERLLPELAGRIQAKAVRVPTVNVSCLDITLQTARDTTAAEVNRVLREAALDGPLKGLLAYTELPHASCDFNHDPHSAIVDASQTRVSGPRLVNLLAWFDNEWGFANRMLDVAEHYLHVVHQTRSKQP from the coding sequence ATGTCCCACCCTCGTCCCTACAAAGTTGCACTCAACGGTTACGGCCGCATCGGCCGCTGTGTCCTGCGCGCACTGTTCGAGCGGGGGGCGAAGGCCGGGTTCGAGATCGTTGCGTTGAATGACCTGGCCGACCAGGCCAGCCTGGAGTACCTGACGCGCTTCGACTCCACCCACGGGCGGTTCCCCGGCGAGGTGAGCGTTGACGGCGACTGTCTGCATATCAATGGCGACTGCGTGAAAGTCATGCGCAGTGCCACCCCTGAAGGCATCGACTGGGCCGCGCTGGGCATCGACCTGGTGCTGGAATGCTCCGGTGCCTACAACACCCGCGCCGATGGCCAGCGTTTTCTCGACGCCGGTGCGCCGCGCGTGCTGTTCTCGCAGCCGATGGCCAGCGAGGCAGATATCGATGCGACGGTGGTCTACGGTATCAACCAGCATCGCCTGACCGGCGACGAACTGCTGGTCTCGAACGCCTCCTGCACCACCAACTGCGGTGTGCCGCTGCTGCGCGTGCTGGACCAGGCTTTCGGCATCGAGTACGTGCAGATCACCACCATCCACTCGGCGATGAACGACCAGCCGGTGATCGACGCCTACCACCACGAAGACCTGCGCCGTACCCGTTCGGCGTTCCAGTCGGTGATCCCGGTGTCCACTGGTCTGGCGCGCGGCATCGAGCGCCTGTTGCCGGAACTTGCCGGGCGAATCCAGGCCAAAGCGGTACGCGTGCCGACCGTCAACGTCTCGTGCCTGGACATCACCCTGCAGACTGCCCGTGACACTACGGCTGCCGAGGTCAACCGGGTGCTGCGCGAGGCGGCGCTGGACGGCCCGCTCAAAGGCCTGCTGGCCTACACCGAACTGCCCCATGCCAGCTGTGATTTCAACCATGACCCGCATTCGGCCATCGTCGATGCCAGCCAGACCCGCGTCTCAGGCCCCCGCCTGGTGAACCTGCTGGCCTGGTTCGACAACGAATGGGGGTTCGCCAACCGTATGCTCGACGTTGCCGAACATTATCTGCACGTCGTCCACCAAACCCGCAGCAAACAGCCCTGA
- the tkt gene encoding transketolase, with the protein MPSRRDRANAIRALSMDAVQKANSGHPGAPMGMADIAEVLWRDYLKHNPSNPNFADRDRFVLSNGHGSMLIYSLLHLTGYDLSIDDLKAFRQLHSRTPGHPEYGYTPGVETTTGPLGQGIANAVGFALAEKVLAAQFNREGHQIVDHNTYVFLGDGCMMEGISHEVASLAGTLGLNKLVAFYDDNGISIDGEVHGWFTDNTPARFEAYNWQVIRNVNGHDAEEIKMAIETARKSDRPTLICCKTIIGFGSPNKQGKEDCHGAPLGNDEIALARKELNWNHGPFEIPADIYAEWDAKEAGAKAEAEWNQRFDAYAKAFPELAAEFKRRAAGDLPADFAEKAQAYINEVAAKGETIASRKASQNTLNAFGPLLPEFLGGSADLAGSNLTLWKGCKGVEANDASGNYVFYGVREFGMTAIMNGVALHGGLVPYGATFLMFMEYARNAVRMSALMKQRVIHVYTHDSIGLGEDGPTHQPIEQLTSLRSTPNLDTWRPGDAVESAVSWKAALERKDGPSALIFSRQNLQHQERSAQQIADIARGGYVLKDCAGEPELILIATGSEVGLAVQAFEKLSEQGRKVRVVSMPSTSVFDAQDAAYKQSVLPLEVGARIAIEAAHADFWYKYVGLEGRVIGMTTYGESAPAAALFEEFGFTLENILGTAEELLED; encoded by the coding sequence ATGCCCAGCCGTCGTGATCGTGCCAACGCCATTCGTGCCCTCAGCATGGATGCCGTGCAAAAGGCCAACAGCGGCCATCCAGGTGCCCCCATGGGCATGGCGGATATCGCCGAAGTGCTTTGGCGCGACTACCTCAAGCACAACCCGAGCAACCCGAATTTCGCCGACCGTGACCGTTTCGTGCTGTCCAACGGCCATGGCTCGATGCTCATCTATTCGCTGCTGCACCTGACCGGCTACGACCTGTCCATCGATGACCTGAAGGCGTTCCGCCAACTGCACAGCCGTACCCCGGGCCACCCGGAATATGGCTACACCCCAGGCGTCGAGACCACCACTGGCCCGCTCGGCCAGGGCATCGCCAACGCGGTCGGTTTCGCCCTCGCCGAGAAAGTGCTGGCAGCGCAATTCAACCGTGAAGGCCACCAGATCGTCGACCACAACACCTACGTGTTCCTGGGCGATGGCTGCATGATGGAAGGTATTTCCCACGAAGTCGCCTCGCTGGCCGGCACCCTGGGCTTGAACAAGCTGGTCGCCTTCTACGACGACAACGGCATCTCCATCGACGGCGAAGTCCACGGCTGGTTCACCGACAACACTCCGGCGCGTTTCGAAGCCTACAACTGGCAGGTCATTCGCAACGTCAACGGCCACGACGCCGAAGAAATCAAGATGGCGATCGAGACCGCGCGCAAGAGCGACCGTCCGACCCTCATCTGCTGCAAGACCATCATCGGTTTCGGCTCGCCGAACAAGCAGGGCAAGGAAGACTGCCACGGCGCGCCGCTGGGCAACGACGAAATCGCCCTGGCCCGCAAGGAACTGAACTGGAACCACGGCCCGTTCGAAATCCCGGCCGACATCTACGCCGAGTGGGACGCCAAGGAAGCCGGTGCCAAGGCCGAAGCCGAGTGGAACCAGCGTTTCGACGCCTACGCCAAGGCTTTCCCTGAACTCGCCGCCGAGTTCAAGCGCCGCGCTGCTGGCGACCTGCCGGCCGACTTCGCCGAGAAGGCCCAGGCCTACATCAATGAAGTCGCCGCCAAGGGCGAGACCATCGCCAGCCGCAAGGCCAGCCAGAACACCCTCAACGCTTTCGGCCCGCTGCTGCCCGAGTTCCTCGGTGGTTCGGCGGACCTGGCCGGTTCCAACCTGACCCTGTGGAAAGGGTGCAAGGGCGTCGAGGCCAATGACGCCAGCGGCAACTACGTGTTCTACGGCGTGCGCGAGTTCGGCATGACCGCCATCATGAACGGCGTGGCGCTGCACGGCGGCCTGGTGCCTTATGGCGCCACCTTCCTGATGTTCATGGAATATGCCCGCAACGCGGTGCGCATGTCGGCCCTGATGAAGCAGCGCGTCATCCACGTCTACACCCACGACTCCATCGGTCTGGGCGAAGACGGCCCGACTCACCAGCCGATCGAGCAACTGACCAGCCTGCGCAGCACGCCGAACCTGGACACCTGGCGTCCGGGTGACGCGGTCGAGTCGGCCGTTTCCTGGAAAGCCGCCCTGGAGCGCAAGGACGGCCCTTCGGCGCTGATCTTCTCGCGTCAGAACCTGCAGCACCAGGAGCGCAGCGCCCAGCAGATCGCCGACATCGCCCGTGGCGGCTACGTGCTCAAGGACTGCGCCGGCGAGCCTGAGCTGATCCTGATTGCCACCGGTTCCGAAGTGGGCCTGGCGGTCCAGGCATTCGAAAAGCTCAGCGAGCAGGGCCGCAAGGTCCGCGTCGTGTCGATGCCAAGCACCAGCGTGTTCGACGCCCAGGACGCTGCCTACAAGCAGTCGGTACTGCCGTTGGAAGTGGGTGCGCGTATCGCCATCGAAGCTGCCCATGCCGACTTCTGGTACAAGTACGTCGGCCTCGAAGGCCGCGTCATCGGCATGACCACCTACGGCGAATCGGCCCCGGCCGCCGCGCTGTTCGAGGAGTTCGGCTTCACTCTGGAGAACATCCTGGGTACCGCCGAAGAGCTGCTGGAAGACTGA
- a CDS encoding metalloregulator ArsR/SmtB family transcription factor — translation MNLRAQAIPQQSDALAALCKASGDALRLNVLRALASDSFGVLELAQIFDIGQSGMSHHLKVLAQAELVATRREGNAIFYRRALPDSLRQGGRLHAALLEEVDELALPDDVQARIAQVQQRRAATSQDFFQRVEEKFRAQQDLIAGVPQYRESLLSLLDKLSFGSDASALEVGPGDGGFLPDLAQRFAQVTAMDNSPTMLELARQVCEREGLDNVILQLADALGATDVEADCVVLNMVLHHFSDPALALRLLAKRVKAGGSLLVTELCSHDQGWARDACGDLWLGFEQDDLARWANAAGLIPGDSLYVGLRNGFQIQVRHFQRAAGDTHIGKF, via the coding sequence ATGAACCTGCGTGCGCAAGCGATACCCCAGCAAAGCGACGCACTGGCTGCCCTGTGCAAGGCCAGTGGCGATGCGCTGCGCCTGAATGTCCTGCGCGCCCTGGCCAGCGACTCGTTCGGCGTACTGGAGCTGGCGCAAATCTTCGACATCGGCCAGTCCGGCATGAGCCACCACCTCAAGGTGCTGGCCCAGGCCGAACTGGTGGCCACGCGCCGCGAAGGCAATGCGATCTTCTATCGCCGCGCCCTGCCCGACAGCCTGCGCCAGGGCGGACGCCTGCACGCGGCCCTGCTCGAAGAAGTCGACGAACTGGCCCTGCCGGACGATGTGCAGGCGCGTATTGCCCAGGTGCAGCAGCGCCGCGCGGCCACCAGCCAAGACTTTTTCCAGCGCGTCGAAGAAAAATTCCGTGCCCAGCAGGACCTGATCGCCGGCGTGCCGCAATACCGCGAAAGCCTGCTGTCCCTGCTCGACAAGCTGAGCTTTGGCAGCGACGCCAGCGCGCTGGAGGTTGGCCCCGGCGATGGCGGCTTCCTGCCCGACCTGGCGCAGCGCTTCGCCCAGGTCACGGCGATGGACAACAGCCCGACCATGCTCGAGCTGGCGCGCCAGGTCTGCGAACGTGAAGGCCTGGATAATGTAATCCTGCAGTTGGCCGATGCACTGGGTGCAACGGATGTGGAAGCCGACTGCGTTGTGCTGAACATGGTCCTGCACCATTTCAGCGACCCGGCCCTGGCCTTGCGCCTGCTGGCCAAACGGGTGAAGGCGGGCGGCAGCCTGCTGGTCACCGAGCTGTGCAGTCATGACCAGGGGTGGGCGCGGGACGCCTGCGGCGACCTCTGGCTTGGCTTCGAGCAGGACGACCTGGCCCGTTGGGCCAATGCTGCGGGGCTGATCCCCGGGGACAGCCTCTATGTTGGCTTGCGTAACGGTTTCCAGATTCAGGTCCGCCATTTCCAGCGGGCCGCTGGCGACACACACATCGGTAAATTTTAG
- the metK gene encoding methionine adenosyltransferase, which yields MSEYSLFTSESVSEGHPDKIADQISDAVLDAIIAQDKYARVACETLVKTGVAIIAGEVTTSAWVDLEDLVRKVIIDIGYNSSDVGFDGATCAVMNIIGKQSVDIAQGVDRSKPEDQGAGDQGLMFGYASNETEVLMPAPICFSHRLVERQAEARKSKLLPWLRPDAKSQVTCRYENGKVVGIDAVVLSTQHNPEVSQKDLQEAVMELIVKHTLPAELLHKGTQYHINPTGNFIIGGPVGDCGLTGRKIIVDSYGGMARHGGGAFSGKDPSKVDRSAAYAGRYVAKNIVAAGLAERCEIQVSYAIGVAQPTSISINTFGTGKVSDDKIIQLVRECFDLRPYAITTMLDLLHPMYQETAAYGHFGREPQQKTVGDDTFTTFTWERTDRAATLRDAAGL from the coding sequence ATGAGCGAATACTCCCTTTTCACTTCCGAGTCCGTGTCCGAAGGGCATCCGGACAAGATCGCCGACCAGATTTCCGACGCGGTCCTGGACGCCATCATCGCCCAGGACAAATACGCCCGCGTAGCCTGTGAAACCCTGGTCAAGACCGGTGTCGCCATCATCGCCGGCGAAGTCACCACCTCGGCCTGGGTCGATCTGGAAGACCTGGTGCGCAAGGTCATCATCGACATCGGCTACAACAGCTCCGACGTCGGCTTCGATGGCGCCACCTGCGCCGTGATGAACATCATCGGCAAGCAGTCGGTGGACATCGCCCAGGGCGTCGACCGCTCCAAGCCGGAAGACCAGGGCGCAGGCGACCAGGGCCTGATGTTCGGCTACGCCAGCAACGAAACCGAAGTGCTGATGCCTGCGCCGATCTGCTTCTCGCACCGTCTGGTCGAGCGTCAGGCCGAAGCGCGCAAGTCCAAGTTGCTGCCGTGGCTGCGCCCGGACGCCAAGTCCCAGGTCACCTGCCGCTACGAGAACGGCAAGGTGGTCGGCATCGACGCGGTGGTCCTGTCGACCCAGCACAACCCTGAAGTGTCGCAGAAAGACCTGCAGGAAGCGGTGATGGAGCTGATCGTCAAGCACACCCTGCCGGCCGAACTGCTGCACAAGGGCACCCAGTACCACATCAACCCGACCGGCAACTTCATCATCGGCGGCCCGGTGGGCGACTGCGGCCTGACCGGCCGCAAGATCATCGTCGACTCCTACGGCGGCATGGCCCGTCACGGTGGTGGCGCGTTCTCCGGCAAGGACCCGTCCAAGGTCGACCGCTCCGCCGCCTACGCCGGTCGCTACGTGGCCAAGAACATCGTCGCTGCAGGCCTGGCCGAACGTTGCGAGATCCAGGTCTCCTACGCTATCGGCGTAGCCCAGCCGACCTCCATCTCGATCAACACCTTCGGTACCGGCAAGGTGTCCGACGACAAGATCATCCAGCTGGTGCGCGAGTGCTTCGACCTGCGCCCCTACGCGATCACCACCATGCTCGACCTGCTGCACCCGATGTACCAGGAGACTGCCGCCTACGGTCACTTCGGCCGTGAGCCGCAGCAGAAGACCGTGGGTGACGACACCTTCACCACCTTCACCTGGGAGCGCACCGACCGCGCCGCCACCCTGCGCGACGCCGCCGGCCTGTAA
- a CDS encoding DUF1090 domain-containing protein: MKSVSTLVLLAAVGLATGPLQAAQPEPGLTGCAAKRSAIENQLSEARAHNNSAQVAGLEKALSEVTANCTDSSLRKEREQKVLDARHEVNQRTKDLDKAMKKGDSEKINKRKEKLADAKKELQEAVDELER; this comes from the coding sequence ATGAAATCAGTTTCCACGCTCGTTCTGCTGGCTGCCGTCGGCCTGGCCACCGGCCCCCTGCAGGCCGCCCAGCCCGAGCCCGGCCTGACCGGCTGCGCCGCCAAGCGCAGCGCCATCGAAAACCAGTTGAGCGAAGCCCGCGCGCACAACAACAGTGCCCAGGTCGCAGGCCTGGAAAAAGCCCTGAGCGAAGTCACGGCCAACTGCACCGATAGCAGCCTGCGCAAGGAGCGCGAGCAGAAGGTGCTCGACGCCCGGCATGAAGTGAACCAGCGCACCAAGGACCTGGACAAGGCCATGAAGAAGGGCGACTCGGAGAAGATCAACAAGCGCAAGGAAAAGCTCGCCGACGCCAAGAAGGAACTGCAGGAAGCGGTCGACGAACTCGAGCGCTGA
- a CDS encoding c-type cytochrome, translated as MFKRLTVVLLATLTLTACERVDPNSPLGQRKAIFKDMLKTSEDLGGMLRGRLPFDGARFAEGAVKLDTLAHEPWQHFPQARDGGDSSARPEVWERQARFHDLARQLESVTGELVGVTRSQPLDAAGLKAPMDRVEAACKACHTEFRNH; from the coding sequence ATGTTCAAGCGATTGACCGTAGTACTGCTCGCCACCCTGACGCTGACCGCTTGCGAGCGTGTCGATCCGAACTCGCCATTGGGCCAGCGCAAGGCAATCTTCAAGGACATGCTCAAGACCAGCGAAGACCTGGGCGGCATGTTGCGCGGCCGCTTGCCGTTCGATGGGGCGAGGTTCGCCGAAGGGGCGGTAAAGCTCGATACCCTGGCCCACGAACCCTGGCAGCACTTCCCGCAGGCTCGTGACGGGGGAGATAGCAGCGCCCGGCCTGAGGTCTGGGAGCGCCAGGCGCGTTTTCATGACCTGGCCCGCCAGCTCGAGAGCGTTACCGGCGAGCTGGTCGGTGTGACCCGCAGCCAGCCATTGGATGCTGCTGGGCTGAAGGCACCGATGGACCGCGTCGAGGCTGCGTGCAAGGCCTGTCATACCGAGTTTCGCAATCATTGA
- a CDS encoding murein transglycosylase A: MKSALRPLAWVLPALALLAGCNGGEGTKPEPHAIATYTGATWQDLPSVTDSDLVAGFQAWRNGCEKLKRDPVWAATCSAAAAVPGDPAQVRAFLQQNLQVYGLRSAENNANGLITGYYEPVYPGSLTRTAQAQVPVYGPPDDMIVVDLASVYPELKGKRLRGRIEGRVLKPYDTAEVINRQGVKAPVLAWLTDPMDLQFLQIQGSGRVQLESGRQLRLGYADQNGHPYRPIGRWLVDQGQLKKEDVTMGSIHAWAQANPQRVPELLASNPSYVFFAAGPDSDEGPRGSLNVPLTAGYSVAIDRKVIPLGSLLWLSTTRPDGSPVVRPVGAQDTGGAITGEVRADLFWGTGPEAGELAGNMKQQGQIWMLWPKGAALPEVPKVP, from the coding sequence ATGAAATCTGCTTTGCGCCCTCTGGCCTGGGTGCTCCCGGCCTTGGCCCTGCTGGCCGGCTGCAACGGCGGCGAGGGCACCAAGCCCGAGCCCCACGCCATCGCCACCTATACCGGTGCCACCTGGCAAGATTTGCCGAGCGTCACTGACAGCGACCTGGTCGCAGGCTTCCAGGCCTGGCGCAACGGCTGCGAGAAACTCAAGCGCGACCCGGTCTGGGCTGCGACGTGCAGCGCGGCGGCTGCGGTTCCGGGCGATCCCGCCCAGGTACGTGCCTTCCTGCAACAGAACCTGCAGGTCTACGGCCTGCGCTCCGCCGAGAACAACGCCAACGGCCTGATCACCGGTTACTACGAACCGGTCTACCCAGGCAGCCTGACGCGCACGGCACAAGCCCAGGTCCCCGTCTATGGCCCTCCCGACGACATGATCGTGGTCGACCTGGCCAGCGTATACCCGGAGCTCAAAGGCAAACGCCTTCGCGGTCGTATCGAAGGTCGTGTGCTCAAGCCCTACGACACCGCCGAAGTGATCAACCGCCAGGGTGTGAAGGCGCCGGTGCTGGCCTGGCTGACCGACCCGATGGACCTGCAGTTCCTGCAGATCCAGGGCTCCGGTCGCGTGCAACTGGAGAGCGGCCGCCAGCTGCGCCTGGGCTACGCCGACCAGAACGGCCACCCTTACCGACCGATCGGCCGCTGGCTGGTGGACCAGGGCCAGTTGAAGAAAGAAGACGTGACCATGGGCAGCATCCACGCCTGGGCCCAGGCCAACCCACAACGGGTGCCGGAGCTGCTGGCGAGCAACCCGAGCTATGTATTCTTCGCCGCAGGCCCCGACAGCGACGAAGGCCCGCGCGGCTCGCTCAACGTGCCATTGACCGCGGGCTACAGCGTGGCCATCGACCGCAAGGTGATTCCGCTGGGCAGCCTGCTGTGGCTGTCCACCACCCGACCGGACGGCTCGCCGGTGGTGCGCCCGGTAGGTGCGCAGGACACCGGCGGCGCGATCACCGGCGAGGTGCGCGCCGACCTGTTCTGGGGCACCGGCCCCGAGGCCGGCGAGCTGGCAGGGAACATGAAGCAGCAGGGGCAGATCTGGATGCTGTGGCCCAAGGGGGCCGCTCTGCCTGAAGTGCCGAAGGTGCCGTGA
- a CDS encoding MAPEG family protein: protein MTVALWCILIALVLPPLCALIAKVASGRFGLSDNHDPRAFLDTLSGLPRRANAAQQNGYEAFPAFAAAVLVADIVGNAEQVTQDVLAVLYITSRLLYIICYLADWAALRSLVWFAGLALIVSLFVVSA, encoded by the coding sequence ATGACCGTTGCCCTGTGGTGCATCCTGATCGCCCTGGTCCTGCCGCCTTTGTGCGCATTGATTGCCAAAGTCGCCAGTGGCCGTTTTGGCTTGAGCGACAACCATGATCCGCGAGCCTTTCTCGACACGCTCTCGGGCCTGCCTCGGCGCGCCAATGCGGCGCAGCAGAACGGCTACGAGGCGTTTCCAGCCTTTGCCGCAGCGGTGCTGGTGGCGGATATCGTCGGCAACGCCGAGCAGGTGACCCAGGATGTGCTGGCGGTGCTGTATATCACCAGCCGCCTGCTGTACATCATCTGCTACCTGGCGGACTGGGCAGCGTTGCGCTCGCTGGTGTGGTTCGCCGGATTGGCGTTGATCGTGTCGTTGTTCGTGGTATCGGCATGA
- a CDS encoding DMT family transporter, with the protein MLATSLVLIAALLHATWNTLIKFSAERLLVIASMDAVALVFAVLAVAFVEPPPAAIWPWLLASALAEQVYRVLLIKAYRVGDLGLVYPLMRGLSPLVVLGLTLAFAGESLSGQQIIGILLIPCGMACLLWQGGGGDRLPWSMLPVVALIGLCIGCYTWFDGQAVRLWGKPWDYLVWLTLLSAWPFPVLAGVARREPFVLFWRSQWRLGLAVGLCVLLSYALVLWAMHLGSVAEAAALREVSVILVVLLGMRYLKEPFGGPRLLACGLVLAGMLVMKL; encoded by the coding sequence GTGCTGGCAACTTCCCTCGTCCTGATCGCCGCCCTGCTGCATGCCACCTGGAACACCCTCATCAAGTTCAGCGCAGAACGCCTGCTGGTGATCGCCAGCATGGACGCGGTGGCGCTGGTCTTCGCGGTGCTCGCGGTGGCGTTCGTCGAGCCCCCTCCGGCCGCGATCTGGCCGTGGCTGCTGGCCTCGGCGCTGGCCGAGCAGGTCTATCGTGTCCTGCTGATCAAGGCCTACCGGGTCGGTGACCTGGGCCTGGTCTATCCTCTGATGCGTGGATTGTCGCCGCTGGTGGTACTGGGGCTGACCCTGGCTTTCGCCGGTGAGTCGCTGAGCGGCCAGCAGATCATTGGCATCCTGCTGATCCCCTGCGGCATGGCTTGTCTGCTCTGGCAGGGCGGTGGCGGTGATCGGTTGCCCTGGTCGATGCTGCCGGTGGTGGCGCTGATCGGCCTGTGCATCGGCTGCTACACCTGGTTCGACGGCCAGGCGGTGCGCCTGTGGGGTAAACCGTGGGACTACCTGGTCTGGCTCACTCTGCTGAGTGCCTGGCCGTTCCCGGTGCTGGCGGGCGTGGCCCGACGCGAACCCTTCGTGCTGTTCTGGCGCAGCCAATGGCGACTCGGGTTGGCGGTCGGGCTGTGTGTATTGCTGAGTTATGCCCTGGTGTTGTGGGCCATGCATCTGGGGTCGGTGGCGGAGGCGGCAGCGCTGCGCGAGGTCAGTGTGATCCTGGTGGTGCTGTTGGGCATGCGCTATCTCAAAGAACCTTTTGGCGGCCCGAGACTCCTAGCTTGCGGGCTGGTCCTGGCAGGCATGCTGGTGATGAAGCTCTGA